One stretch of Mastomys coucha isolate ucsf_1 unplaced genomic scaffold, UCSF_Mcou_1 pScaffold12, whole genome shotgun sequence DNA includes these proteins:
- the LOC116085676 gene encoding carbonic anhydrase 15 isoform X1 has translation MGQYACRHISQMGAAAARCVEGRGRASGYMESLLIALPDVPPRSLLLTLVLVSSGPTHWKELAPACGGPTQSPINIDLRLVQRDYTLKPFIFQGYDSAPQDPWILENDGHTVLLRVNSCQQNCPAIQGAGLPSAEYRLLQLHFHWGSPGHKGSEHSLDEKHGSMEMHMVHMNTKYRSLGDARSRPDGFAILAVLLLEEDRDNPNFSAIVSGLKNLSSPGVSVNLTSTFALASLLPSALGLLRYYRYSGSLTTPGCEPAVLWTVFENTVPIGRAQVIQFQAVLRTGPPGLHPRPLTDNFRPQQPLGGRRVSASPEASIRSSVPPLSCLHLALWGLGVGLRLWQGP, from the exons ATGGGCCAATATGCTTGCAGACATATAAGTCAGATGGGTGCTGCTGCAGCCaggtgtgtggagggcagagggagggcatCTGGGTATATGGAATCCCTCCTCATTGCTCTCCCAGACGTGCCTCCTAGATCCCTGCTACTGACTCTAGTCCTTGTTTCCTCAGGCCCTACCCACTGGAAGGAGCTAGCACCTGCCTGTGGGGGTCCAACCCAGTCCCCTATCAATATTGACCTTCGATTGGTCCAGCGGGACTACACTCTTAAGCCCTTCATCTTTCAAGGCTATGACTCAGCACCTCAAGATCCTTGGATCCTGGAGAATGATGGCCATACAG TGTTACTGCGAGTAAATTCCTGTCAGCAGAACTGCCCAGCCATCCAAGGGGCTGGGCTCCCGTCAGCAGAGTACCGGCTACTGCAGCTGCATTTCCACTGGGGCAGCCCAGGGCACAAAGGCTCTGAGCACAGCCTGGATGAGAAGCATGGCTCTATGGAG ATGCACATGGTCCACATGAACACAAAGTACCGGAGCCTGGGGGATGCACGAAGCCGACCTGATGGGTTCGCTATACTggctgtgctgctgctg GAGGAGGACAGGGACAATCCCAATTTCTCTGCCATTGTGTCTGGCCTGAAAAATTTATCTTCACCTG GGGTATCTGTGAATCTGACGTCCACCTTTGCACTGGCCTCTCTGCTGCCAAGTGCTTTGGGGCTCTTGCGATACTACCGTTACTCTGGGTCTCTGACCACGCCAGGCTGCGAGCCAGCGGTGCTCTGGACTGTCTTTGAAAACACGGTACCCATTGGGCGTGCGCAG GTAATCCAGTTCCAGGCCGTGCTCCGGACTGGGCCACCAGGTTTGCACCCCAGACCACTCACTGACAATTTCCGCCCCCAGCAGCCTCTTGGAGGGCGCAGGGTATCCGCCTCTCCCGAAGCATCCATCCGATCATCAGTGCCTCCCTTGTCCTGTCTGCACCTGGCTCTTTGGGGCTTGGGAGTTGGCCTGAGGCTCTGGCAGGGTCCTTAG
- the LOC116085676 gene encoding carbonic anhydrase 15 isoform X2: MWALDFLFLFLLIQLTARVDSSGTWCYDSQDPKCGPTHWKELAPACGGPTQSPINIDLRLVQRDYTLKPFIFQGYDSAPQDPWILENDGHTVLLRVNSCQQNCPAIQGAGLPSAEYRLLQLHFHWGSPGHKGSEHSLDEKHGSMEMHMVHMNTKYRSLGDARSRPDGFAILAVLLLEEDRDNPNFSAIVSGLKNLSSPGVSVNLTSTFALASLLPSALGLLRYYRYSGSLTTPGCEPAVLWTVFENTVPIGRAQVIQFQAVLRTGPPGLHPRPLTDNFRPQQPLGGRRVSASPEASIRSSVPPLSCLHLALWGLGVGLRLWQGP, translated from the exons ATGTGGGCCCTggacttcctgttcctcttcctcctcatacAGCTGACGGCACGGGTGGACTCCAGTG GTACCTGGTGCTACGACTCCCAAGACCCAAAGTGTG GCCCTACCCACTGGAAGGAGCTAGCACCTGCCTGTGGGGGTCCAACCCAGTCCCCTATCAATATTGACCTTCGATTGGTCCAGCGGGACTACACTCTTAAGCCCTTCATCTTTCAAGGCTATGACTCAGCACCTCAAGATCCTTGGATCCTGGAGAATGATGGCCATACAG TGTTACTGCGAGTAAATTCCTGTCAGCAGAACTGCCCAGCCATCCAAGGGGCTGGGCTCCCGTCAGCAGAGTACCGGCTACTGCAGCTGCATTTCCACTGGGGCAGCCCAGGGCACAAAGGCTCTGAGCACAGCCTGGATGAGAAGCATGGCTCTATGGAG ATGCACATGGTCCACATGAACACAAAGTACCGGAGCCTGGGGGATGCACGAAGCCGACCTGATGGGTTCGCTATACTggctgtgctgctgctg GAGGAGGACAGGGACAATCCCAATTTCTCTGCCATTGTGTCTGGCCTGAAAAATTTATCTTCACCTG GGGTATCTGTGAATCTGACGTCCACCTTTGCACTGGCCTCTCTGCTGCCAAGTGCTTTGGGGCTCTTGCGATACTACCGTTACTCTGGGTCTCTGACCACGCCAGGCTGCGAGCCAGCGGTGCTCTGGACTGTCTTTGAAAACACGGTACCCATTGGGCGTGCGCAG GTAATCCAGTTCCAGGCCGTGCTCCGGACTGGGCCACCAGGTTTGCACCCCAGACCACTCACTGACAATTTCCGCCCCCAGCAGCCTCTTGGAGGGCGCAGGGTATCCGCCTCTCCCGAAGCATCCATCCGATCATCAGTGCCTCCCTTGTCCTGTCTGCACCTGGCTCTTTGGGGCTTGGGAGTTGGCCTGAGGCTCTGGCAGGGTCCTTAG